The Novosphingobium kaempferiae genome includes a window with the following:
- a CDS encoding helix-turn-helix domain-containing protein, whose protein sequence is MHIRPIKTDEDHEAALRLIEELWGAEEGSEEGDRLDVLVTLVEAYERDRWPIAALDPVGAIEAAMAMNGHSRADLAALVGQSRATEILGRKRALTLPMIRKIARAWHVPERVLVQEYALNA, encoded by the coding sequence ATGCACATCCGACCCATCAAGACCGACGAGGACCACGAGGCGGCGCTGCGCCTGATCGAGGAACTCTGGGGCGCCGAGGAAGGCAGCGAGGAGGGCGACCGGCTCGACGTGCTGGTGACGCTGGTGGAAGCCTACGAGCGCGACCGCTGGCCGATCGCGGCGCTCGACCCGGTGGGCGCGATCGAGGCGGCCATGGCGATGAACGGCCACAGCCGCGCCGACCTTGCCGCGCTGGTGGGCCAGTCGCGCGCGACCGAGATCCTCGGCCGCAAGCGCGCGCTGACATTGCCGATGATCCGCAAGATCGCGCGCGCCTGGCATGTGCCCGAAAGGGTGCTGGTTCAGGAGTATGCGCTCAATGCGTGA
- the rfbC gene encoding dTDP-4-dehydrorhamnose 3,5-epimerase, which translates to MEIRALDIPGVMLVTPRHIGDERGYFAETFRADVFARECGDWTFVQDNESRSAKAGTIRGLHFQSEPHAQGKLVRCTAGALFDVAVDIRAGSPTYGQWVGETLTPENGRQMWVPPGFAHGFCSLEPDTVICYKVTGYYSAACDKGLAWDDPAIGVAWPDVADPETLSGKDRKQPLLADLPEYFAWSQRAYA; encoded by the coding sequence ATGGAGATCAGGGCCCTCGACATTCCCGGCGTCATGCTGGTCACGCCGCGCCACATCGGCGACGAGCGCGGCTACTTCGCCGAAACCTTCCGCGCCGACGTCTTCGCGCGGGAATGCGGAGACTGGACCTTCGTGCAGGACAACGAGTCCCGCAGCGCGAAGGCGGGCACCATCCGCGGGCTCCACTTCCAGAGCGAACCGCATGCGCAGGGCAAGCTGGTGCGCTGCACAGCGGGCGCGCTGTTCGACGTGGCGGTGGACATCCGCGCCGGCTCGCCCACTTACGGGCAGTGGGTGGGGGAGACGCTGACGCCGGAGAATGGCCGCCAGATGTGGGTGCCTCCGGGTTTTGCCCACGGGTTTTGCTCGCTCGAGCCGGATACGGTGATCTGCTACAAGGTCACCGGCTACTACAGTGCCGCGTGCGACAAGGGGCTCGCCTGGGACGACCCGGCGATCGGCGTCGCCTGGCCGGACGTGGCCGACCCGGAAACCCTTTCGGGCAAGGACCGCAAGCAGCCGCTGCTGGCGGACCTGCCCGAGTATTTCGCCTGGAGTCAGAGAGCTTATGCATGA
- a CDS encoding tyrosine-type recombinase/integrase, whose protein sequence is MTQLALSPAQVPIIKEASPEARIRFLEFFAAAIRNPNTRRAYARASRDFLAWCHRHGVRDLPSIAPIHVAGWIEELGQSLSAPTVKQRLAAVRHLFDWLVTGQVVPFNPASSVRGPSHSARTGRTPVLEGEEARALIESIDLAAPTGLRDRALIALMVYSFARIGAALAMKREDVFVQGRRLWVRLHEKGGKRHEMPCHHLLDEYLTAYLDASDPGSIPGNAKAPLFRALDRKTKQLGDRPLTQPDAFAMVRRRAEAAGIATRIGNHTFRATGITTYLKNGGTLENAAAMANHASTRTTQLYDRRRDDITLAEVERVRL, encoded by the coding sequence ATGACACAGCTCGCACTTTCACCCGCACAGGTGCCGATCATAAAAGAGGCATCACCCGAAGCGCGGATTCGCTTCCTCGAATTCTTCGCCGCCGCCATCCGCAATCCCAACACGCGCCGCGCCTATGCGCGCGCCTCGCGCGATTTTCTCGCCTGGTGCCACCGGCATGGCGTGCGCGATCTGCCGAGCATCGCGCCGATCCATGTCGCGGGCTGGATCGAGGAGCTGGGACAGTCGCTTTCCGCGCCGACCGTCAAGCAGCGTCTGGCGGCGGTGCGGCATCTGTTCGACTGGCTGGTGACCGGGCAGGTCGTGCCGTTCAACCCGGCGTCCTCGGTGCGCGGTCCTTCCCATTCGGCGCGGACCGGGCGGACGCCGGTGCTGGAGGGGGAGGAAGCGCGCGCTCTTATCGAGAGCATCGACCTTGCCGCGCCGACAGGCTTGCGCGACCGCGCGCTGATCGCGCTCATGGTCTACAGCTTCGCGCGGATCGGGGCGGCGCTGGCGATGAAGCGGGAGGACGTCTTCGTGCAGGGCCGCCGCCTGTGGGTGCGGCTGCACGAGAAGGGGGGCAAGCGGCACGAGATGCCCTGCCACCACCTGCTGGACGAGTACCTGACCGCCTACCTCGACGCCAGCGATCCCGGCAGCATCCCCGGCAACGCAAAGGCCCCGCTGTTCCGCGCCCTAGACCGCAAGACCAAGCAGCTCGGCGACCGGCCGCTCACCCAGCCCGACGCCTTCGCCATGGTCCGCCGCCGCGCCGAGGCGGCAGGCATCGCCACGCGGATCGGCAACCACACCTTCCGCGCCACCGGCATCACGACATATCTGAAGAACGGCGGCACGCTGGAGAACGCGGCGGCCATGGCCAACCACGCCTCCACCCGCACCACCCAGCTCTACGATCGCCGCCGCGACGACATCACGCTGGCCGAAGTGGAGCGGGTGCGGCTCTAG
- a CDS encoding type II toxin-antitoxin system HigB family toxin, with the protein MRIIARNRLVAFWERHPGTERSLRHWFEVAEAASWAGPLDVMADFSKAKALNGERVRFEVAGGDYRMVVAFDWRRSIAFVKFLGTHAEYDRIDALRVSLF; encoded by the coding sequence ATGAGGATCATCGCGAGGAACCGGTTGGTCGCCTTCTGGGAACGCCATCCGGGGACCGAGCGGTCCCTGCGGCACTGGTTCGAAGTGGCGGAAGCGGCCAGCTGGGCGGGTCCGCTCGACGTGATGGCCGATTTCTCGAAGGCGAAGGCGCTCAACGGCGAGCGCGTCCGCTTCGAGGTGGCAGGCGGCGACTATCGCATGGTGGTCGCCTTCGACTGGAGGCGGTCGATCGCCTTCGTGAAATTCCTCGGCACCCACGCCGAATACGACAGGATCGACGCCCTGCGCGTCAGCCTGTTCTGA
- a CDS encoding replication initiator protein A — protein MTETPLPMPQGELFLLDSPLTGEIRGERSLMAFPFFALSKNAWMKPLAYATPSVSIEVRPSARGVATIYDKEIVLYIASLMASKIDDGDAVSQDFTFTAHDLFSVTGSNHSARSYSRLADALERLQGTQIRTNIEAGGEGEEGFFSWLSEARLQYARSGKKGEKRLKAVKVRLCDWLFRAILRDRQVLDYAHTYFQLGPIERRIYEVARSTCVEGEALEIDLATFRLQIGFQNQLSNFRVAMRQIVAENAIPDYDLQLVEEPEDTENTGKRGRKSTKAKVVIRRRSKVAGQLAMD, from the coding sequence ATGACGGAAACTCCACTCCCCATGCCGCAGGGCGAGCTGTTCCTGCTCGACAGCCCGCTGACCGGCGAGATCCGCGGCGAACGCTCGCTGATGGCGTTCCCGTTCTTCGCGCTGTCCAAGAACGCCTGGATGAAGCCGCTGGCCTACGCCACGCCCTCGGTCTCGATCGAGGTGCGGCCCAGCGCACGGGGCGTCGCGACGATCTATGACAAGGAAATTGTCCTTTATATTGCGAGTCTTATGGCGTCGAAGATCGACGACGGGGACGCCGTCTCGCAGGACTTCACGTTCACCGCGCATGACCTTTTCAGCGTCACCGGATCGAACCACTCGGCGCGCTCCTATTCGCGCCTCGCGGACGCGCTGGAGCGGCTGCAGGGCACGCAGATCCGCACCAACATCGAGGCCGGCGGAGAGGGCGAGGAGGGCTTCTTCTCGTGGCTCTCCGAAGCGCGACTGCAATATGCAAGGTCGGGGAAGAAGGGCGAAAAACGGCTGAAAGCCGTCAAGGTTCGTCTCTGCGACTGGCTGTTTCGCGCCATCCTGCGCGACCGGCAGGTGCTCGACTACGCGCACACCTACTTCCAGCTCGGCCCGATCGAGCGGCGCATCTACGAAGTGGCGCGCAGCACCTGCGTCGAGGGCGAGGCGCTGGAAATCGACCTTGCGACCTTCCGCCTGCAGATCGGATTCCAGAACCAGCTCTCCAATTTCCGCGTGGCGATGCGCCAGATCGTCGCCGAAAACGCCATCCCGGACTATGACTTGCAGCTGGTTGAGGAACCTGAAGATACTGAAAATACAGGAAAACGCGGGAGAAAATCGACCAAGGCCAAGGTCGTGATCCGGCGACGTTCGAAGGTGGCTGGGCAGCTTGCAATGGACTGA